The following are encoded together in the Deltaproteobacteria bacterium genome:
- a CDS encoding ChpI protein, with the protein MKSLKTAISVPEDIFIKAEETAKNLGMNRSRLYTAAISEFIEKHRDDDITARLNALYAEESSGIDPMLTEMQNSSLAQEVW; encoded by the coding sequence ATGAAATCTTTGAAAACGGCCATCTCGGTTCCGGAAGATATCTTTATTAAAGCGGAGGAGACGGCGAAAAACCTTGGAATGAATCGAAGCCGGTTGTACACGGCGGCCATCAGCGAATTTATTGAAAAACATCGGGATGATGACATAACGGCCCGATTGAATGCACTATACGCTGAAGAGTCCTCCGGGATCGATCCTATGCTCACAGAAATGCAGAATTCAAGTCTGGCGCAGGAGGTCTGGTGA
- a CDS encoding type II toxin-antitoxin system PemK/MazF family toxin has translation MKRGEIWWATLPDPIGSGPGFRRPVLVVQKDAFNRSALSTVLVVVITGNLRLSEAPGNVMLPKKYTGLPHDSVANISQIITIDKCFLTDFAGALSRSLYEKVEAGLRLILL, from the coding sequence GTGAAACGAGGCGAAATATGGTGGGCAACATTGCCCGACCCAATCGGTTCCGGACCGGGATTTCGCCGCCCTGTCCTTGTTGTCCAAAAAGATGCCTTCAACAGGAGTGCACTCTCGACTGTTTTGGTTGTGGTTATCACTGGAAATCTGCGTTTGTCCGAAGCACCCGGCAACGTCATGTTGCCGAAAAAATATACGGGTCTTCCCCATGATTCTGTGGCCAATATATCCCAGATCATCACGATAGATAAATGCTTTTTGACGGATTTCGCAGGTGCCCTGTCTCGATCCCTTTACGAGAAGGTAGAGGCCGGCCTCAGGCTCATTCTGTTGTGA